One Coffea arabica cultivar ET-39 chromosome 5e, Coffea Arabica ET-39 HiFi, whole genome shotgun sequence DNA segment encodes these proteins:
- the LOC113688329 gene encoding mannan endo-1,4-beta-mannosidase 2-like, producing MVKSFMSRMLAGNGLLYPILGFASCIAFIYLSFGDLWINFNTETKLSFVERNGTHFFLDGRVFHINGWNSYWMMDHAVDEHKRPRVKAMLQVGAKMGFTVCRTWAFNDGDYNALQISPGRFDEKVFRALDHVIAEARRQGIRLILCLVNNLKAYGGKTQYVKWAWDEGVGISSSNDSFFYDPSIRHYFKNYAKTVLTRKNTITGIEYRDDPTILAWELINEPRCITDPSGDTLQDWIEEMSTYVKSIDGNHLITVGLEGFYGPKSPKRLTVNPEFWAADLGSDFIRNSKISTVDFASVHIYPDHWFHDQAFEEKLKFVSKWMLSHIEDGDGELKKPVLFTEFGLSDENKNFTPSQRDKFMKLILDIIYKSAKKDKAGAGSFVWQFFVGGMEKYYDDFAIVPWERPSTYQLFTRQSCKLAAIQGVLPSQKQHLKDFCSHKQ from the exons ATGGTTAAATCATTTATGAGCAGAATGCTAGCAGGAAATGGCCTGCTATATCCAATTCTTGGCTTTGCATCGTGTATTGCTTTCATATATTTGTCATTTGGGGACCTTTGGATTAATTTCAATACAGAAACAAAGCTGAGTTTTGTGGAGAGGAATGGGACTCACTTCTTTCTGGATGGTAGAGTTTTTCACATTAATGGTTGGAATTCTTACTGGATGATGGACCATGCTGTGGATGAACATAAAAGACCTAGGGTGAAAGCAATGCTGCAAGTTGGAGCGAAGATGGGATTCACTGTTTGTCGGACTTGGGCCTTCAATGATGGTGATTACAATGCTCTCCAGATTTCTCCTGGTCGATTTGATGAAAAAGTTTTCAGA GCCTTGGATCATGTAATAGCAGAAGCCAGACGACAAGGAATCAGGCTTATCCTTTGCTTAGTCAACAACTTGAAAGCATATGGTGGAAAGACTCAATACGTCAAATGGGCGTGGGATGAGGGTGTTGGTATAAGCTCTTCTAACGATTCTTTCTTCTACGATCCATCCATCCGTCATTACTTCAAAAACTATGCCAAG ACAGTTCTTACAAGAAAGAACACAATCACTGGAATTGAGTACAGGGATGACCCTACTATACTTGCATGGGAATTAATTAATGAACCCCGCTGCATAACTGACCCTTCAGGTGACACTCTCCAA GACTGGATTGAAGAAATGTCAACTTATGTAAAATCAATTGACGGGAATCATCTCATAACTGTGGGTCTTGAAGGATTCTATGGTCCTAAAAGTCCAAAAAGGTTGACTGTCAATCCAGAATTTTGGGCTGCTGATCTGGGATCTGATTTCATTCGCAATTCCAAGATCTCAACCGTTGATTTTGCCTCTGTCCATATTTATCCTGACCACTG GTTCCACGATCAAGCCTTTGAAGAAAAACTCAAATTTGTTTCTAAATGGATGCTTTCTCACATTGAAGATGGTGACGGAGAGCTGAAAAAGCCTGTACTTTTTACTGAATTTGGACTGTCAGACGAAAACAAGAATTTTACGCCGTCTCAAAGAGATAAATTCATGAAACTTATTCTTGATATCATCTACAAGTCTGCAAAAAAAGACAAGGCTGGGGCAGGATCCTTCGTATGGCAATTCTTTGTTGGAGGGATGGAAAAGTACTATGACGATTTTGCAATTGTTCCGTGGGAGAGGCCATCAACATATCAGTTATTTACACGACAATCATGTAAGTTAGCTGCAATTCAAGGAGTTTTACCTTCACAGAAGCAACACTTGAAAGATTTCTGTTCGCATAAACAATGA